One Ricinus communis isolate WT05 ecotype wild-type chromosome 2, ASM1957865v1, whole genome shotgun sequence DNA segment encodes these proteins:
- the LOC8288571 gene encoding uncharacterized protein LOC8288571, which yields MPDAMDGTDTEMTERESVPQNDAVRELLALARQLINQGKPTQALQAVVMAMRTKGGDEAVFQSLHRARELYRNRVQENTAVDQLASLFAECAIVEAQPSKSEPSAHNVGGPSVTPDAHGNSILAETGRMQIVLDAFSDGSSFICLQCGGLVSNHRRDEHYAYWCCNI from the exons atgcCAGATGCCATGGACGGTACGGACACAGAGATGACGGAGAGAGAGTCGGTGCCTCAAAACGACGCCGTAAGAGAGTTGCTGGCGTTGGCTCGTCAGCTTATAAATCAGGGAAAACCTACTCAGGCTCTTCAAGCG GTTGTCATGGCAATGCGTACCAAAGGTGGGGATGAGGCTGTGTTTCAGTCCCTGCATCGTGCTCGTGAGTTGTATAGAAACAGGGTGCAAGAGAACACTGCTGTTGATCAACTTGCTTCTTTGTTTGCCGAGTGTGCAATTGTTGAAGCCCAGCCTTCCAAATCTGAACCATCAGCACATAATGTAGGTGGACCATCAGTTACACCAGATGCTCATGGAAACTCTATACTCGCAGAAACAGGAAGGATGCAAATTGTGTTGGATGCATTCTCAGATGGGAGCAGCTTCATCTGTTTACAGTGCGGAGGTCTTGTTAGTAACCATCGCAGAGATGAGCACTATGCTTACTGGTGTTGCAATATCTGA